From Palaemon carinicauda isolate YSFRI2023 chromosome 33, ASM3689809v2, whole genome shotgun sequence:
aatacagtaaccagtgctgccaacgtctgatgttgaccaaatgttagcattccatgctaacattagcacccgtacgtacgttcgttcgtgcataccagttttcgacctgcgcaaatatccctccccctgcgcagaaagcttttccccctccaataactcgttttattatcgtataccttttaaaataatctcattttatattcccattcaatattatttatcattcattccattttatcttcctatattgggtttatttcttttgttatttccttcttcactccccggtttcacataaatacttgctctggactagtttccctaatcagttcattcatggtaaaatcatctcattttatattcccattcaattttatttatcatacattccattttatctttctatattgtttttatttcttttgttatttccttttcactccacgGTTTCACATaattactttctctggactagtttccctatttacttcattcatgtttaccctctagactccgttgtttctTCCTTAACCAATCACGACCCGATACgcattcaaagtttacacaagggggttgtcaactgctATTTCCcttccccccttcctttatctctttgagtggtctgttcattcGCCTTCCACCAAtcccttttcccttgaaacctttgtcctagtaaggtgtccgtcatttcaagtgggATTTCTTTTTCCGTATTTTGCGATGGAAGAAGTTACAGAAACTTTtaccggctgcagtattccgtacctaaaatcatttgctaaattccatggggatttttatgattcttcagccaatgttgataatttcctgaaatcacTCATCttaattcctcaactcttacagtgccccaagtgccgttctttTTTACCTTACAGGaaagtcattcacgtgttttattgtaataccgaatccAACATACCTAAAagcaaaaagaaacgtcgttgtggttataccgttacttcttataaagatacatttttgggaaaaattcgtctacccccatggaagataatattatttgcaaaccactttttacataaacaatggccccacaaccatcctcattctagtcataggagttaagccgccagtctcaccctcccgtgacccgcaagtttcgtcGTCTTTTTCATAAacgtaagtcattcctcaatagtcattatatacgttttgtgaccggggaactcctaggtttggttaggtgggtttgttaggttctgtgccctttttgtacttttcatatacagtattgtgTAACacttatatggaaaatttatttaaaatacgtatggaaatacctatcattactatcgctagtaatgtcaccgtaccactggtaactctgtgtatcgttcgtaacatggagaattttacagttttcagtaaatacctgaggtttgtgacctgtcatactgcTAGGttagttaggtgggtttgttaggttctgtgccctttttgtactttttaaatattgagtaaaacttatatggacaaattatttaaaatacgtatggaaatatctatcattgctgtcgttagtaatgtcatcgtgccgttggtaactctgtgtaccattcgtcaacgtttgtaacactgtgtatcattggtaacgttgctaatgttatcgttcgcagtacattcgtaagggaagtgacaccgttgaacaagtgcttatatttatatattttaacacaacatatatgacaacagtaattatatttaaccatttcaacagaaaatatatgttttcctgtaggaaataacgtgatttaaccggttttcaccttcatttcatccgcaatAACAGAAACCacttcggcaacttaaagttagtcgaattggttgatctgtttgtttgcggttgaaatgaaggtcaaattcggttaaatctcgttatttactataggaaaacatatattttctgttcaaaatcacacaatgtaatacaatacaaatttaccaccaGATTTACTATtgtcaaggtaacactaaatcataatatttcgtacACGATTGTAACAATAATGTATTTTAGACTAAAATAAACAACAATTTTACCATACAGAAAAtggatttgacaagtaataagaatgtTCATAACTGTCCTAACAAACTTCATTCACCCAAATAGGGGCTCTTGTAAAACAACATCAAGAAACTTAAGCAAAATTATTTGTTAAGTTTTTAATTGGTTCAAAAAACCACCTAATGATTACATCGtacaaaaaaaaagatggtaaattTTGTATTGGTTCAAAAAACCACCTAATGATTACATCGtacaaaaaaaaagatggtaaattTTGTATTGGTTCAAAAAACCACCTAATGATTATGTCATAAAAAACGAAAGCGAATGCAAGGAACCCATACCTAATATCTCAAAATTAAATAATGATCTTAGTGAATGAAATATTGTTTAGCCTACATTTAAGTCAATCGATTGGTAAATTATTTATAATGCACGAGGCCCATTACATTATACCAAGAAACATGCCAAATAGCATGGGCGTCAACAGGTGGGGGACGGGGGGGACAAGTCCCCCCCACTTTTCAAAGTGGGGGGGACATAGTATCATTTGTCCCCCCCACATTTTTAGTATTCACTATGGTGATTATACCAATGTAATATTCAGAGGTTACCATAAAGAGCCTACAGTCACTTCGATGCGAGCACAAATTCAAGAgattatttgaagaagcagaacaGAAGCTCCATCTGTGTGACCTAGACGcaattcctcttccaagaaagaaaaaaataccaaagaggCTAGACCAAGGATTAGGATTTGCCTCTAACTACTGTCATGACTCAGCTGAAGAGTTTTATCGAGTTGAGTTCTTCAGTGTTATTGATGCTGCCGTACTGAACATTAAAGAATACTTCACTTCCACTGATCTCACCGAGTATCAAGATTTATCGTCAGTACTGTTGACTGGGACACATAAGCCAGAAATTATCACTAAGTATCCAGAACTCAATGAATCTCTGAATCAGCAACTCTATTTCTTCCACAACCAGTTTAAGGGGTCAACAGTTGAAGATTATAGAAAGATCTTTGCAGATATGGTACCAGAAGTTCGCCGAATGTTTCCTCAGGTAGAAGCATTGTTACGCCTTTTACTTGTCTCCCCAGCAAGTTCCTGCACAGCTGAGAGGTCATTCAGTGCTCTCAGACGATTGAAGGCATGGTTACGTAGCAGTATGAGTCAGCAACGCCTTAACCACCTCATGATTTGCCATGTACATCGTGACCGTCAAGCTACCTGAAGTCCACAGGCGATTGCTGAGGAGTTCATCCGAGCAGAAGACAAATGAAGGACCATTTTTGGTAGATTCTGACTAACAGAATTGCTAGGATTGACACAGGTTATTTTTCGTCTTAATActttaaatgatatgataataatcttatttgaatgaaacaacatgagtcttgctttcatataatgtgaattaatcatttaataaaccatgcatgttgatttaatcaggctttattaaaattttcaagtaatataatagtgtttatatcttaatcattacaaagggtctaaggtaatacttcatgctcaaagctttaatgtcatcatgtttggccaatgaatttaagaaatattaaaattattttgtataacgacagacagatacaaaattaaaaggcttataacaagatttcaggcaggatacaggtcttgtattttgctgaaatatgttgctcatgtgcctttaaaagcaccaaaaaaggtaataaattaaaaagatttcttgggggggggggggggcttacagCGCCCACCCCCGGACCCCCCAGCTGTGAGGGATCGCTGCGCTCGCCAGCCTCGCCTGtcaatgtcccccccccccccccccccacattttaGAAGCCAGTGACGCCCTTGCCAAATAGCCAGCACTCTTCCATATCTTATAGCAAATTACAGTTTCGCTAGAAATTTAAGTATCATATGCTAACCTAATGTAGGTATAGTTGTTTGGGGGAGAGAAACCCCTACAAGACACTACAACAACAGTAAATTAGTTTTACGGCAACAAGAGATTACAGTACTCACGTTCAGCCGCGCAGTGTAGAACATCAAGATTTTCTTCTCCTTCACATTACTTGCCATGGCTTCTTCATCATCTATGGCACTGTAAACTATAATGTCAGTATCATCATAcctattatcaataaaaaaaaatcagaaagttCACCAGTCTTCTTCAAATTTCTTTACCAGCATGACTTCTAGGCTATGTTACGACCGTGAAATCTCTTTAGACCAATGAAATACATACGCCCAAGGTTGATGCTTGATGGTATCAGCACAATCACTATTACTGGAATGCATAGTTCAAATAATACTTAATGGATTTAATGCAAAAgcaacaaaaaattattaaaaaaaaaaaactgaacactgCATAATACGGTTGCTTTCAAAACACCAACAGTCTGACATTAGTAACGATACCAACTTCGCCAGAGTTTTAACATTAACAACGTATATAAATTCTTCGTTGTTTCTGGGCTTTTTCTACTGTATGTGATGTTTTCTAAATTTTAAAAAACACGGAAATAACAATAATCtcaataaaatgttaaaatattttgataatagcgATAACAAAGTTAATCATAAATCGGTGGTGTTGGCTATTCATACGATGTTTTGTTTACTTTGATGGGCAGTGCCAACATTTCGTATTCGTATCATTACATTATTCTTATCTATTCATATCTGTAATTACTATTTCAAATAGCCTTATTCTGCTTTATTATTACTCAAATACAGCAAAACAAAAGCAACCTAATGAAAAAATAACGATGAACACAAGCaatattatattgaaaattatctaCTTTGGAGTATAGCCACACAGACAACCTACAAACTTCCCTTGAGATTCATTAGAATTATGTAACACTTTTAAGTCTGCCAAATGATTACAAGTTTGTAATAGACGTCTCCGTCGGATGATGTTCGCTTTGGACAGGATAAAAACAGATTTTCTGTCGCTAGAGCTGTGGAAAAAATACAATTAGCCTACCTATAAAAGATACTCTCACATACACTGTAGTAttgccagaataataataataataataataataataataataataataataataataataatgacagacaacagatggattTTAAGAATAACACAGTTTGTACCTAGagcttgcaaaagaagcaggggaagtaagagaagatggcggattgacgaactaagaaagtttgagggtgtggaaAAGATATAACATTAAAGTGGATATTTACATtgctttgaaagagagagagagagagagagagagagagagagagagagagagagagagagagagagagagatcctcttccAGCTTACTGACAAAAAGTCAGTCGTCCTTTTCCTCTAAAAGATGAATTGGAGACTTTCTAAAGGGCTATTTGTCTCGGTGCAAATTGCCTCTTGGCATTTCGTGATAAATCCCGGGAGAGAAAACAAAACGGCCTTGAACTTTAAAACTGATATTTAGTGTAAACTCAAAATGATAAAAGATTAAGTTCAAGATATGTGAAAGGACTCAAGTATGAGGCTACTTTGCTTGAAAATGTATAGAAGAAaaattgtgagtatatatatatatatatatatatatatatatatatatatatatatatatatatatatatatatatgattatttatgaaTTAGGAAATGCATGTAGTTTATTACGTGTAGACTCTCAATGCAGTAGATCAgagtaagtttttttctttttttttttactttcttattcaggtttgtgtgtctgtgcgtgtccGTGTGTAGGCTacttctgtttgagagagagagagagagagagagagagagagagagaggagagagagagagagagagagagagagagagagagaccaactctTGAATCTAGTGTATGGTAAGAATTAGAGATTTATCGTGCAAACACAATCCTTTGCCCAGTAAGTGGTGAAAGGCAAACTAGGACTAATGTGAGCCTATGGTCTCTAACACACCAACTGAAACGAGATAGTTTTATATGCAAAGcttaatattgcaatacagtaagtATCTATTTATATTCTGATAGGCTATTTGAGTTTCAAATTATATCAGATTTTGAATAAAATGTTTTTATGCCGACATTGTGATCAAATGgagtttagtaaatatttttttcgcaaaaaaaaaaaaaaaaacctgtcattaAATATGACTCTGATGATGATGTATTATTATGCAATTGCTAATATATAGACAGAAATAAAGCTAGAATATATTTTAGATTCACATTTTCTCGTATTGATCACcttcattcatcattatcatcttcctcatcatcatccaatgtttttcttatatatatatatatatatatatacatatatatactgtatatatatgtatatatatatatatatgtgtgtgtgtgtttgtgtattacacacaaacacacacacacacacacacacatagatatatatatatatatatatatatatatatatatatatatgtgtgtgtgtgtgtgtgtgtattgcatatatatattacatatgtgtgtatatatatatatatatatatatatatatatgtgtgtgtgtatatatatatatatatatatatatatatatatatatatatatctgtatatacatatcacTTGAGTTACGTACGTAGTGAAAGGATGGGTTAGGAATGAAATATTTTTGACATAACTGAGCATAAAACCAAATCGGTACAATAACCTCACATTGTTAAGATTCAGACCATAGCATGAATCTTAAGCAGAGTAAAAGCTAACACATAAAATCAATCATGTATAATACtgaatgataataattaacaagCTTCCTTTCAATGCCAATATCAATTGAAGGAAAATCCTTATATATTTCAGATAATACAAGCAAAGCTAAACTCTCCCTATTTGTTACTGAAACtgataaaaacaaaactaaatttcTTGATTAACGGAATGGCAATACATACTGTTGACTTCGTTGACTGCCACCTCATAGTATTTGGGATTGGACCAAATAAAACATATTCAGATTATattagaaattaatattattacagtttggagcaataaaaaggaaaaaaaagggatttGCAGGACTTTTTCCAGGGAGGAATGTTAATAATTAAACAGCCAAAAGGTATATAATAATTTGGGTGGTCATATGAGGGCAGTTCATGCAATTAATTATTTTTTGCCATTAAAAATTTTTTGTACGGCAAGCAAAAGTATAAAGGGagacaggattattttgtagagaTTAATGTTGTTATGCCTCAGTCTGTACTGAATATCAGATTCAACATTATTCGGAACCCTGAAAAATATATGTCTCAACTTTGCTATAATCCATTTTGATTGGAATACTGGATTAAGAATTGAAGTTTGTAAATTTATGATTGGATGGAAAATATTTTACTGTGATGAATTTATAAGGAATTCCTATATCATAATAATATAATCTCTATATCATGATAATATTTGCATAGTATTCATGAACAGATAAAGCTCCCATGAGCTTTTAAGGGATTTTCcattgaaaaataaatctttaaaaaaaaaaactggacccATCAGAAAACAGTATTAGTAGAACACGATATGAATAAATCAAATCAGGAATACACAGCAATTAATGAACATCAATTTATAAAATAAACATtcaaataattataagaaaaatctagaaataagaaaaattatcttGTATAAGGATAAGGAATCTTATTATGAATTATCACAAAATGAAAACTGCTAAATGTGTTAgatttgttgaaattttcaaacaaaattGCTTAAAACTATAGAAAGTGAATTAATCTTAGAGAAGAATATAGATCAATCAGGCTGCTAAGGGAAATATGCCGTTTACATCTCACTATCATTTGGCTGAAACACTTCGCTTTTCGAAACCTTATGAATAGTGAGTCTCCTACCTTATCGACAATCATCTGGAATAGTAAAACGGTATTTTGTCTACGGCATGATAAAGATCTATCCATGTTGTTGGAAAATCTTGAATAGGATCGTATGACTTTTATAATTCATAGATGTTCGTTTGATGAAACAGGATTACATACCCATGAAACATTTCGTATGAAGGAAATCCACCATCATGATAATATTGACTCAACGCCATATGAGATAGGAGATAAATAAATCCTTCCTTATCTCTATATACGTAAAAATATGCAGAAAAATTCTactgaataatattttttaaatttattaataatttgtaTTGTTAGATGTTTGTTAATTCTTGCTCAACATTTAAGGAGTCTTTGGTTAGttatcaaaatattgtttatttttttttctcctaatttCACGTTAAGATGTTTATCTTAATTCTAGATTTAGATATGTTAAAAATGTCTGAAgtcaatttctgagagagagagagagagagagagagagagagagagagagagagagagatctgctagcCATTCATAACCCTTAAACTTCCATAACTCGCCCCAAAAGAACATAATTCTATTCCAGATAAGAACTGGATATTATCTTGGTTCCAAAATCCTATATTATGGTAATTTCCCTTCATTACTGCATATTCACTTCCAATTATCTTAACTAATTCATAAATCTCACCAAATTATCTCATGAAGTAATTAGTAAGGTGTTCCACGGATTATTTGTTCAGGTTTGCACTGCAACAGTTTTAATTAAGTAAAAGACGCTTTCTTTTACCCAAAACTTAATTACGattatttttaattcaaataaGATGTAATGTGTCTTTAAATCATCTCATGATCTCAGATAAACTTTAAACTTATAGAGAGACTAGCTAATTAAGAGGGACCATGTCGTTAATTCAAAGAATACGCTTCAAAAATAGAATGGGATATAGGCTACTCTTATTAAGCGATATGCAAAATGCATTTTCAAATGAAAATGCCATTTCTGAAAATATTAACTCCAAAAACATaactgcaacatttttttttctagaataaaacaaatgtttcctattttaaaagaaaaataagatgttatacagtggtaacgtgttcgcccagCATTGgcattgcagcagatcgatccccaccatggaccgtgagtttaagcagtttactggggaggccactgccgtggttgAGCATCACACTTGGGGGTTaagtttgcccggctgacgtcctggtgagcgtctattttgatgaaactggaactgaaaccagacaccttccttttacctttatatatatatatatatatatatatatctatatatatacacacacacacacatatatatatatatatatatatatatatatatatatatatatatatatatatatatatatatattctaataaggaACACTAGGTGAAAATTTAATGCTCAGTTGAGGAACAAAATATATATAGTTGTTACACTTTAGTACAAGAATGATAAAGAAACTTACCCTCCTTCCTTTGTTAATAATTAATGTTTAACTGCCACTCAAGAATGATAGAGCCAAGTgatagtgacaatgtcctacagattgaccatatattatgatcagcgtccaagacctctccccacccaagctgggctagggagagccaggcaatggctgccgatgattcaGCATGTAGATGTACAGGCTCTCCCAATTCCCcattcttaggtcacaaggatactgaggttgcagacactacaagaaactaccgagcttaagcaggtctcgaacccaagtccagcagattgccagtcagggacacttccaagaggccaccacaaccctttcattCCTTTTAACATTTATGTGGTCATAATTATCCAATGAGGATCAATGGATCAGCGGTGATATTATATTTGAATGGAGTTTGGAATCTCACCTAAATTTACTGTAGTCGTAAATCCTGGCTGAGGCTTATATAAACTAACTTCATGTTTCGGCCTTGGATCGTTTACCATCTTTGTGATGGTGGCTTCATTTTTTGCGTTTTCAATTGTATTTAGATTTGTCATAATGATAAATTAATCAATTTCGTTTGCAATAGAAGGTAGTTTatcaatattctatatattttctagtTTCTATATCACtaagagaaagatagataggaacgattaatttttcctatattttgtttgttttgtgagtttaataacaaaattaatttgtaAAATGTACTTACAGACGTTTGCTTTAGGAAGAAATATTCCTTTCTTACGTTTTCCTCTCTCTTGTCAAACGATTTCCTCGATTTTTCCGTATTTATTCAGAGATAGAAATTTCATCCAGTCTTGGTCTGATCTTGCTAAGACTAACAATACATACTCTTCATTCGTTAGTAAAATTAGAATGATTAGATTTTTACTAGATTCATATCTTTGTTCAATATCTGAAATATGTTTTCAAAGAGATCCAATTAGTTTGATTGCTCTGTTACTTGGGACGATTTTTCATTTCCCTCTACTTCTTTCCCAGTCATCATTTTAGACACTTTTCCAAGATCAAATATGATACAAGGGGAAGCAGAGGTTCTTATCCCTGTTAAAAAGTTAAGCTTTTATCATCCCTCATCTCCCgggaaaaagaaggagaaggagattaCACGCTCataaaaactatatgaaatatctagAAAGAAGTTAAGGAAAAGATGGTTCATAAATTACCAAGAATTTTTGTCCTTCCAGAGGAATAAACTTTCTTCTTTGGCACTCTGTCCTTTTTTTAAATCTTAGAGAAAACACAGGTTCTCGGTACTTAGCAAAATGAGAGCCGGTATTCATTTACGAAACACTTTCGGAATATTAACGTAATGAGTTCCCGGGAAAAAATGTCCGCAGAGCGTGACATTTATTTCCCAAGGCGAACTGGATGAAGAAGGTGGAGACAACTCAACTCCAAATGCTTTGTATTTATTAAACTAAAATATGTGTCAGAAAATTTGATATCAGAATACGTACAGacatgtgtactttatatatatatatatatatatatatatgtgtgtgtgtgtgtgtgcgtgtgagtttttgtgtgtatatatacacacatacacacatactcatataaatatatatatatatatatatatatatatatatatatatatatatatatatatatatatgtgtgtgtgtgtgtgtgtgtgtatatataaatatatacatacacacacatatatatatatatatatatatgtatatatgtatatatatatgtatatatgtatatatatatatatatatatatatatgtatatatatataccctcttccTCTTAATTACAGATATGCACTTTCAAAAGATATACAATATTGTTTCCATGTTTTCAAAGGatctattataaaaataaaaatgtacttCAGACATATTATCTAAATATTGATTGTAGATGCAGAAGTAATCTgaataggtagtgggttggccaaggcaccagccacccgttgatatactaacactagagagttatggggtctttggactggcgagacagtactatattggatcctgttctctggttacggttcattctccctttcctacacacacaacgaatagtctggcctattctttacatatcctcctctgtcctcatacacctaataacgctgagattactaaacaattcttcttcacccaaggggctactgcactgtaattgttcagtggctactttcttcttggtaagggtagaagagactctttagctatggtaagcaactcttctaggcggacgctccaaatcaaaccattgttctctaatcttgggtagttccatagcctctgtaccatggtcttccactgtcttgggttagagttctcttgcttgagggtacactcgggcacactattgtatcttatttctcttcctctttttttgttaaagtttttgtagtttatataggagatatttattttaatgttgttactcatcttaagatattttatatttctttgtttcctttcctcactgggctattttccctgttggagcccctagggttatagcatcctgctttccgaactatggttgtagcttagcaagtgataataataataataataataataataataataatactatattaagATAAACATGTGAACATGAAATTAAGAGATGAAAAAAATGAACAATATTTTGATAGGTACCCAAAGACTACTTAAATGTTGAGC
This genomic window contains:
- the LOC137626188 gene encoding zinc finger MYM-type protein 1-like, giving the protein MTTPCNTHMEILPNIFFLYMTDILYRVKVTLFATPVVVSADLILTKKHFEVTIKSLQSLRCEHKFKRLFEEAEQKLHLCDLDAIPLPRKKKIPKRLDQGLGFASNYCHDSAEEFYRVEFFSVIDAAVLNIKEYFTSTDLTEYQDLSSVLLTGTHKPEIITKYPELNESLNQQLYFFHNQFKGSTVEDYRKIFADMVPEVRRMFPQVEALLRLLLVSPASSCTAERSFSALRRLKAWLRSSMSQQRLNHLMICHVHRDRQAT